The Chitinophagales bacterium nucleotide sequence AGATGCCGATGGGGTTTGGGCGCGCCAGGCGCTGCTGGATGCCGGAAAAGAACGGGGTAGTTTTTTTCGCCCTGAGATAGGGGATGAAGTGATACTCGGTTTTCTGAATGATGACCCCCGCCACCCGGTGATCCTGGGGATGTTAAATAGTTCCAAACTTCCGGCCGTTACACAGGCCAAGGATACCAATCACTTTAAAGGTTTTGTAACCCGGGCGAAAATGAAGATCTGGTTTGATGATGAGAACAAAACGCTTGAGATTTCCACGGATGCGGGAAACAGCATCCGTTTGGATGAAAAAGATAAAAAGATCGCGCTGAAGGACCAGCATGGAAATGAGATTACCATGAGCAAGGACGGAATCGTTATAAAAAGCATTAAGGATATCAAGCTCGATGCCGCCTCAGGTAAGATCGGGGCCAGTGGCAATGAGATTGAATCCTCTGCCAATTCCAAATTAAAACTATCGGGGAATGGGTCAGCGGAAATGTCATCCGGCGGGACCACCTCTATAAAGGGTTCAATGGTACAGATCAATTAAAAAACGAAATATGCCAGCAGCAGTACGAGTAACAGATACCACCACGCATGGTGGAACAGTGACAGGCCCTGGAGCTACCACGGTCATGATCGGTGGGATGCCCGCGGCTGTAGCAGGGGATATGCATGTCTGTTCCCTGCCACCTACCGGACATCAGCCAACAGCCAGTCCCTTTCCATCCGGAAGCAGTAAGGTCATGATCGCCGGACGACCGGCAATACGTGTGGGTGATTCTTGTGGATGCGGTGCTGCAGCAGTGGTGGGTTGTCCTACCGTGATGATCGGATAAAATTTTAATCATGAGTGACAAATCACAATTCATAGGGACAGGATGGGCTTTTCCGCCCGCCTTTGACCAGGCCACAGGTGGTACCGTGATGAGCACGGGTTATGAAGATATTGGTGGAAGCCTTCATATCCTTTTGTCCACCACCCTTGGTGAACGGGTCATGCGACCCGATTATGGTTGTAACCTCCGTGACTATGTATTCAGTCCACTTAATACTTCGATGGAAGCCTATATCCGCAAATTGGTAGAGGATGCCATTATTTATTACGAACCACGTATCACCCTCGAGAAGCTGGGTGTGGAATTTCGTGATACAGAAGGATTGTTGCTGATCACCATCGATTATATGATCGATGCCACCAATTCAAGAGCGAATTATGTATATCCCTATTATATCAAAGAGGGGACCAATATATGAGTGATTGTTTCAAAAAGAATGAATTAGTCATACCGGGCACCCGGCAGTCGGAGCGATTACCCGTCGCGCTCGACCCTCTTTTTGTGTTGCCGGAAGAAAGGGAGATCGATGATTGGATGGTTTTTATCACCCGGTATGCCAAACTATTGAAGTTTTATGTGGCCCAGGAGGGACAGTCGGCCTATAAAGTTGATGGGAATTGGGAATCGTTGATCCGATCCGATGAAGCATTTACTTATTCCGGGATTTCCGTCATTCGTTCCGGTTTACCCAATATTACCTTCTATGAATATGTTGACCAATACGAAGCAGGAAGTACCCAACAACTTCGGTTCGAGGCCTATCGTGTATGGTGGGATATTCTGATATCAGTGTACAGGGATATCAATACATTTTATAAAAATGTTCCCGTACACATGCCTCTTCGAAACCTGATCGCACGGGAAATACTCAATCAACTGGCGCCGGATATGGGGCAGGTGGCAGGAGCCTACCTGAATGCCAAAAAAGTTAATGGATCAGGAAATACGGCACTTCCCACTCCGGCCTTCAACCTGTTTGTAGCCACATCGTCGGCAGATGCCGTGTATAAATTTGGGTTTGCCCAGTCCATTCTGCAATCGGGGTTTGACCCGATATGGATCGACAAAAACCTGTCGCCTGTTACGACCTGGCCGGCCTACCTGGCTTTTCTCAATACGTCAATTGCCCTGTCTGACCAATTCTTTCATACCAATTCAATCCCTGCCGAGTTTGACCGGATTGACTATTCTACCATCTCCCTAAAACAACTTTTTCGCAGAGCCTTTGAGTCTTATGCCCGGATCATTTCCCTGGCAGGGGATATGCTGACAGCAAGTCTGGAGAATTCCAGTTCACACTATGCACATCACGGATTATTACTTGCCTTTCTTCGTCTTTTTGGACTCGTACAGGAGGAGATGAACAAATTTACCCGCAAGCACCTGGAATATTATTATCAGCGTGTTCTTCAGTTAACCCCTGCACCAGCCACGCCGGATGCGGTCCATGCTGTTTTTGTTCCGGCAAAAACTACCGAGTCACATCTCATTGAAAAAGGGACAGCTTTATTAGGTGGGAAGGATGCATTGGGAAAGACATTGCTTTACGAAACAAGCCAGGAATTGGTCATTACCCAGGCCAGTCTCGCGGGTATAAAAACCTTGTACCTGGAGCCACATGCCAGCCTTCCCAAAACAGAGAATATCTATGCTTCGCCTGTGGCAAAAAGCGAGGACGGACATGGCGCCCCATTTACAACGGATGATCTTTCCTGGACAGCTTTTGGTGACCTGCGATTGGATCCGGTAAACTCCACCGTGATCAATAAAGCCAGTATTGGTTTTTTTGTGGCTTCTCCTGTATTACATCTGACCGAAGGTAACCGGGTCATTGATATCGTTTGGACCAGTGACGCGGCAGGTAACCTGATCCTGGATGCATTGATCACAGGAGATTGGACCGGGCTGTTCACTATATATACAACAGGTGAAAAAGGGTGGGAGCAGTTAACGGTGGATAATAGTACCATCACCTATAATGCGGTTTCAAAACTGTTGAAACTTACGCTTCAGGAGCAATTCCCTATGGTGAGCGGATATGTTGAAACGGTGCATCAGGATGGGCTTGCCACTCATTTTCCGGCCCTGAAATTTGTTTTGAATCAGGATGCTTCCGGTGCTTACCAAAAATTCAGAGGAATCGCAATCAACAGTATTCAGATCACCACCACTGTCTCAGAGGTCACTGACCTTTCCATTCAAAATGAGGGAGGGATACTTGACCCGGCCAAACCCATTCCCTTGTTTGGATCAACCCCCAAAAAGGGATCCGTATTTTATATCGGCCACACAGAACTGGAACATAAACGCATTACAAATCTTGAATTAACATTAACCTGGCAGCAATACATCAACGACCTGAAAGCTTCGGTTTATGATTATAAGAAAAACAGTGTAACCAGCCCTTACATTACCGGGTTGGCAAACAATTCTAATTTCAAAGCCCAGATAGAATTTTTACGCAACAAAGCCTGGGTTCCTGTTTCGGCAAGTCCACACGCGGCTTTTATCGATTCCGCCTCTAAAGTGTTGAACTATGCCATCGCTTCCCTGCCACAAGCTCAGGTTCGGCCGGATACCTATCAAAAATCGAAACTGTCGTATGAGCCGGATGTTAGGAATGGCTATTTGCGATTAAAATTGGATAGCCCTGATGAAGCATTTGGTCATGCAAAATGGCCAAAACTTTTTGCCGAGCAAACAGTACTTTTTAATGCAAACAGTACCAACAACTCCATACCGGAAGCTCCTTATACACCTACACTGTCGGGACTGAAACTGAAATATGTCGCCACCCAAACAATCGGGTTTGATTCGCTTTATAATGAGAGGGACGGGCAATTTTTTCATTTGCTTCCCTTTGGTCAGGATCATGTTCGTTCTGGCGCTCTTTTATTACCCGACTTTCAAATGAGTGTATTGGGCGCGAATGGCACTGTATCCACGGAGTATATTGAATCGGCCATGTATATCGGGATATCCGGGGCACTGGCCAGACAGACCATTTCCTTTTTGATACAACTCAACGAAGGCTCGGAGGATATCTCTGTGGATCATTCACCTGTCAGCTGGAATTACTTATCTGAATCAGGGTGGAAACATCTTGACAAATCTATAATAGGGGATGATACAAATGGGTTGATTCGTTCAGGTGTTTTGTCCATTCAAGTGCCTGTTGACCTGCCCGATGCCATTACACAATTACCCACTGGTATTTTCTGGATCCGGGCCGGGATAAGCAGCGGCTCTGCCGGGTTGCCAAAAATGGTGGATGTTCATCTCCATGCCGTAAAGGCTTTTTTTAAGGATAATGGAAATGATCCACAGCACCTTGCCAGTGCCTTGCCCGCCGGTGCTGTTTCCCGCTTGTTTGAAGCAGATGGCCAGGTGAAAAAAGTGCTTCAACCCTATGCCTCCTTTGGAGGTAAGGTGACCGAATCCGGATCTGTTTATTACCAGCGGGTAAGCGAAAGATTGCGA carries:
- a CDS encoding PAAR domain-containing protein, translated to MPAAVRVTDTTTHGGTVTGPGATTVMIGGMPAAVAGDMHVCSLPPTGHQPTASPFPSGSSKVMIAGRPAIRVGDSCGCGAAAVVGCPTVMIG
- a CDS encoding GPW/gp25 family protein — protein: MSDKSQFIGTGWAFPPAFDQATGGTVMSTGYEDIGGSLHILLSTTLGERVMRPDYGCNLRDYVFSPLNTSMEAYIRKLVEDAIIYYEPRITLEKLGVEFRDTEGLLLITIDYMIDATNSRANYVYPYYIKEGTNI